In Microbacterium sp. 1.5R, the following are encoded in one genomic region:
- a CDS encoding SURF1 family protein, with the protein MLRGRWIGMLVLCLVVAGVFAWLGQWQLERAIETDPPPAGATEQVRPLTDVVEPGAYLPEPLVGQKVETSGTWIRDDFLIVSSRFNDGVEGYWVTGQLRVAERTSIAVAIGWTADRAVAEAAVEKLDESAEDVSLVGRVISDEGPSVPPKDDPQRMDRMSTAALLSHWHDVDELDVYRPYLASITATAGLTDISSPAPEEQSPVNWLNIFYAAEWAIFAGFAFYLWYRLAKDAWEREVEEFEDAATAAGDSV; encoded by the coding sequence ATGCTCCGGGGACGCTGGATCGGGATGCTCGTGCTGTGCCTCGTGGTGGCCGGCGTGTTCGCGTGGCTGGGGCAGTGGCAGCTCGAGCGCGCGATCGAGACCGATCCGCCGCCCGCAGGAGCGACCGAGCAGGTGCGACCGCTGACCGATGTGGTCGAGCCGGGTGCGTACCTCCCCGAGCCGCTGGTCGGGCAGAAGGTCGAGACGTCGGGGACCTGGATCCGCGATGACTTCCTCATCGTGTCGAGCCGGTTCAACGACGGCGTCGAGGGCTACTGGGTGACCGGTCAGCTGCGGGTCGCGGAGCGCACGTCGATCGCGGTCGCGATCGGCTGGACCGCCGACCGTGCCGTCGCCGAGGCGGCCGTCGAGAAGCTCGACGAGAGTGCAGAGGACGTATCCCTCGTCGGTCGGGTGATCTCGGACGAGGGGCCCTCGGTGCCGCCGAAGGACGATCCCCAGCGCATGGACCGGATGTCGACCGCTGCGCTGCTCAGCCACTGGCACGACGTCGACGAGCTCGACGTGTATCGGCCGTACCTCGCCTCGATCACGGCGACGGCAGGTCTCACGGACATCTCCTCGCCAGCACCCGAGGAGCAGTCGCCGGTGAACTGGCTCAACATCTTCTATGCCGCGGAGTGGGCGATCTTCGCCGGGTTCGCCTTCTACCTCTGGTATCGACTCGCCAAGGACGCCTGGGAGCGCGAGGTCGAGGAGTTCGAGGACGCAGCGACCGCCGCCGGCGACTCCGTCTGA